Part of the Pseudomonas sp. ADAK13 genome is shown below.
ATTATCAATTGCGAATGGGCGTCGGCCAGGTGCGGCGCCAGCAAGCCACCGCTGGCGGCGGCGACCTCGGCCGCCACCACCGGCAACAGCCACACGGCGGTCATCTGGTCGATGCTGTGTTCCTGGCGGGTGAACATCATGAACGGGATCAACACCCCGCAGGCCAACGCCATCGCCACGTCCAGCCACCACAGCACTTCGGCCAGGTGCACCACGCCATCGCCCCAGCGCGGCAAGCCGAACAGCAGAAAGCCATTGATGATGGTCGCCAGGCCCATGGGGATGGTGCCGAAAAACATCGACACCGTGGAATGCCCGAAAATGCGCCGTGCTTCGTGGAAAAACATCACCCAGCGGGCCGCGTACAGCACGCTGAACAGCACAAACAGGCCGATGGCAAACAGCCACAGCCCTTCGGCGATGGCATGCAACCCCGGCACGTTGACCGGCAATTGTGCCAGCGCCAACGCCAGCACCCCGGTGCCCATGGTGGCGGCAAACCAGTTGGGGGTGAACTGGCGAATCACTTCCCGGGGACGGGTCAGGTGACTGAACGGTTTCAAACGGCTTTGAAGGGTATTGGGGCAAGTCATGGTGAAATCCTCTTCCTCGCATGAGGTTGAGACCATGGTAGAACCGAGTCGAATATCTATATAACGGGTAATATCTCTAACTGTTATCTATTTTGCAGATATATAGCTAAACGCTGCCCTCGGATTCAATCACCAGGATCCGCGCCGGGCCCTGTGGATGGGCCACGTGCTCGGTGCCGACGCTGGCGTAGAAGATGTCGCCGACCTGCAACAAAACAATCTGTTCGGTTCCGTTTTCGCGGTAGTGCATCTGAACCTCGCCATCCAGCACCACGAACACTTCTTCCCCGTCATTGATGTGCCAGCGGTAGGGCTGGTCGGTCCAGTGCAAACGGGTGGTGATGCCGTTCATGTTGGCGATGTCCAGCGCCTCCCAGGCGCGGCTTCCGGTGAAGTCCTTGCTGTGGATGATCTTCATGCGTGAATCCCAAGGCGTACTACGGGTGGCGGATTATTACCGAATCAATTGCCCGCCGTCGCCCTGCTCCTCGCCAAATCCTGCAACAGCAGCGCAACCAAAGCGCCGAGCGCCAGTACGATCAACACCACGCCATAACCGTCCGTGGTGGCGATCAAGCCAAAGCTGCGGGTGAGGTTGCCCGCCAACAGCGATGGCACGCAGAACGCCAGGTAACTCAGCACATAGAACGCCGACATCAAACCGGCCCGTTCATGGGGCAAAGCCAACGGCAAGACGCTGCGCAGTGCGCCGAGGAAACCCGAGCCAAAGCCGCCGCCGGCAATCAGCGTGGCGACGAAAAACAACGGCAGGCTGGCGCTGTGGACGGCTGTAAGGATCAGCGCGACACCCACCGCCAACAGCGCGGCGCCCAAGCGCAGGACCTTGTCCGCCGGGCGGTTGCGCAGGCTGAAAATCATCACCGCGCCGCTCAGGGTCAACACCGCGACAAGCCCGCCACCGATCAGGTTCGAGGTAGACCCGGTCGCCGCTCGCACCAGCGAGGGCGCCAGGGACAGGTAGAAACCGCCCATGGCCCAGACCGCCACATCCACCGGCAGCGAGATCCACAACGCGCGCCGCGCCTGGGGCGGTACATGCAAGGTGGGCCACAGCGAGGCCAGCGCGCCCGGGATCCGGCTGACCGTTTCCGGCAGGCGCCACACGTAGATCGCCTGCGCCAGCATCAAGCCGAGCAAGGTCCAGTAAATCAAGGTGGTTGGCATCGGCGCGAACTCCACCAGCAGGCTGCAGCCCATGGCGCCGCAGGCCATGCCCAGCAAAGGCGCTACGCTGTTGATCAGCGGGCCTTGCTGACGGTCAGTGTCGAGCAATGCGGCGCCCAATACGGCAGTGGCCATGCCGGTGGCAAAGCCTTGTACCGTGCGAGCCGCAATCAACCAGCCGACGCTGTCGGCATTGATAAACAGCAGCATCGCCAGCATATCGAGGAGCAGCGCAGCAAAGATCACCGGCTTGCGCCCCAGGTGGTCCGACAGTGAACCCACGGTCAACAGGGCCGCCAGCAGGCTCAAGGCGTAGATACCGAACACCAGGGTCAGCATGGCTGCCGAAAAATGCAGGCCTTCCTGATAGAGGTGGTACAACGGCGTCGGCGCGCTGGAGGCGGCGAGGAACGTCAGCAAGGTGATCGCCAGGAACACCAGGCTGGAACGATGGGAAGTAACGCTGGACATGGGCACGCTCCGCTAAAGCTAATATTTTGCTTTTGCGAAGTGTGCTACTGGATGGCGCTTAAAGCAAATTCTTTGTGTTAAGGTTTTACGCATGGCGATAAAAGAAGGCCTTCGCCCGGGGGGCCGTAGTGCCCGGGTACAAGAATCCGTTCATTCGGCGGTGCGCGAATTGCTCGACGAGCAGGAGCGTTCCAGCGTGACCGTGCCGCAGATAGCCGCCCGTGCGGGTGTCACGCCCTCGACCATCTACCGCCGCTGGGGTGACCTTGCTGCGCTGCTGGCTGATGTCGCCATGGCTCGTCTGCGTCCGGACAGTGAGCCGGCTAACACTGGCAGCCTGCGCGGAGATCTGCGGGCCTGGGGTGAGCAATATCGCGATGAAATGAGTTCGGATCTTGGCCGGGAGATGATGCGCAATGTGCAATGCAGCCAGGCGCCGGGGTATTGCGTGGGGATTCTCACCGGGCAGCTGGAAATCATTCTGGATCGCTATCCGGGCGACGCTGAAACTGCCCCCAGTGTGGATCGGCTGATTAACCTGATCGTCGCGCCTACCGTGTTTCGCAGTCTGTTTTCTACCGTGCCGCTGCAGGTGGAAGAGCTGCATGAGTTGATTGAGTTGGCTTTGCAGCCGTAAGGTGGTTTGTGGGTTTGGGTGTATATCCGTTATTTGGGCTGTTGCTGATATGGGTTCCGCTCTTACAGCGGCTCACTTTTGAACAGCGCAAAAGTAAGCAAAACGCTCTTGCCCCACCACTCGGCACCTCGCTCAGGCTCGGTGTGCCCGCACTCCGGCAGCACGAAGCGGGCCGCCGCGACGGGGCGTCCCTGCCCCGTCGCGGCTAAACCGGCGTCCTGCCGGTTTACCCGCTCCGTACTACCTGCGTTCGGCCAGCGTGGTTTAACGGGGCGCCTAAAATCAAGATCAAAAGCAGATCAACAGCACAGCGGCGTACAGGCCGGCTGGAGTGGTGTGAAGCAAAAGCAAAATCAAAATCTAAAGCGGCCACGATCCCCTGTAGGAGCTGGCTTGCCTGCGATGGCATCAACTGGATGTACCTGAAAAACCGAGTTGTCTGCATCGCAGGCAAGCCAGCTCCCACAGAAAAGCAGAGCCGCAGCAGTTTCAGATTTGGTTTTCGCTTTGGCTTTTGATCTGGCTTCTACCACTCAAGCCGGCCTGTAGGCCGCTGTGCTCTTGCTTTTGATCTTGATCTGGCTCTGACTGCCCCAATAAGCCCGAGGCCGAACGCAGGGATTGAGGAGCGGGTAAACCGGCAGGACGCCGGTTTAGCCGCGACGGGGCAGAGACGCCCCGTCGCGGCGGCCCGCGGAGCAATGCCGGAGTGAGGGAACACCGAGCCTAGGCGAGGTGCCGACAGGCGGGGCAGAGCCCTTTGGTTACTTTGGGCTGGGCCGGCATTCCGGCTTTTCCAAAGTGACCCGCTGTAAGAGCGGAACCATAAGCCGCCGTTACCGAAGAAACGGATATGCCCCCAACCAAACGCAAAAAAAAACGGCCTCATCTGAAGGCCGTTTTTCATTACATCTCAACGCTTAGGTGCGCATCCCACGCCCACTCACCAGCAACCGCGCGCAACCCACATACAGCACCACAGTCGCCACCAGCATAAACGTGATCGCCACACTGATCTTGATATCCGACACGCCCAAGATGCCGTAACGGAACGCGTTAACCATGTGCAAAACCGGGTTGGCCAACGACACCGTCTGCCAGAACGGCGGCAGCAAGGTGATCGAATAAAACACCCCACCCAGATACGTCAGCGGCGTCAGCACAAACGTCGGAATAATCGAAATGTCATCAAAGTTACGCGCAAACACCGCGTTGATGAACCCCAGCAACGAAAAGATCGTCGCCGTCAGCACCACCACCAGCAAGGTGATCCCTAGGTGATGCACCTGCAAATGGGTAAAGAACAACGACAGCAGCGTCACGATCACCCCGACCATCAACCCGCGCAGCACACCACCCAGGGTGTAGCCGATCAGAATCGTATGGGGCGACACCGGCGACACCATCAATTCCTCGATGGAACGCTGGAACTTGCTGCCAAAAAAACTCGACACCACGTTGCCGTAGGAGTTGGTGATCACCGACATCATGATCAACCCCGGCACGATGTATTCCATATAGGTGAAACCACCCATATCACCAATCTGCCGACCAATCAGGTTGCCGAAAATGACAAAGTACAAAACCATGGTGATCGCCGGCGGCAGCAGGGTTTGCGGCCAGATCCGGGTAAAGCGCTTCACTTCGCGGTAGACGATAGTCTGCAGCGCGACGAGGTTGGGTTGCAGTTCCGAACTCATACCGCCACCTTCGCCAGATTTTTCTCCACCAGGGACACGAACAACTCCTCAAGGCGATTGGTTTTGTTACGCAGGCTCAGCACTTCGATGTTCTGGGTGGCCAGTTGGCCGAACAACGCGGTGATGCCCACGGCTTTGTCTACCTGTACTTCCAGGGTGTGGCTGTCCACCAGGCGGTTCGGGTAACCGATCAACTGCGGTGGCACCGACATGTTGTTCTTCAGGTCGAGCAGGAAGGTCTCGACGTGCAACTGGCTCAGCAAGTTACGCATGCTGGTGTTTTCGACGATGGTGCCGTGGTCGATGATGCCGATGTTGCGGCACAGCTGCTCAGCCTCTTCCAGGTAGTGCGTGGTGAGGATGATGGTGATGCCTTTCTGGTTCAGCTCGGTGAGGAACGTCCACATCGAGCGACGCAGCTCGATGTCCACACCCGCCGTGGGTTCGTCGAGGATCAGCAGGCGCGGTTCGTGAACCAGGGCACGGGCGATCATCAGGCGGCGCTTCATGCCGCCGGACAGGGAACGTGAAGGCACGTCGCGTTTGTCCCACAGACCCAGCTGGGTGAGGTATTGCTCGGCGCGTTCCTTGGCGATCTTCGGCGGGATACCGTAGTAACCGGCCTGGGTCACGACGATGTCGAAGGTCTTTTCAAACTGGTTGAAGTTGAACTCCTGGGGCACCACGCCGATGCTGCGCTTGAGCGCCGCCGGGGATTTGTCCAGGTCGTTGCCAAAGATATTCACCGTACCGGTGGTCTTGTTGACCAGCGTCGAGAGAATACCAATGGTGGTGGATTTGCCGGCGCCGTTGGGGCCGAGCAAGGCGAAGAAATCACCTTCGGCGACGTCCAGATCGATACCACTCAGGGCCTGGAAACCGTTGCCGTAGGTTTTGGTTAGCTGCCGGATGGACAGAGCGGAACTCATATCGGATTACGCACCAAAGAAGAGGAATAGAATTGTTACATGAGGGCAGACCGCACGGAATACAACGGCTGCGCGTGACAAGCATGGTGCTTGTCCGCGCCGCACAAGTACAGTCACCCGTATTAATAGTGGGTATCAGGTCAACGCGGTCATGACCGATTTCTGATAGGCCGGACGCTGGCGCAGGCGCTGGTACCAGGCCTCCAGGTTCGGCATCGACGGGCGCTCGATGGGCATTTCGAACCAAGCATAAATGAAACTGCCCAAGGGGATATCGCCCATGCCGATCTCGCTGCCGGACAGGTAAGGTTGCGCGGCCAAGGCCTGATCCACCGTCTGCAAGACATCGATGCAGGCCTGGCGACCGGCGTTGATGGTGTCCCAGTTCTGCTTTTCAGCCGGCGTCCGCAGCACGCCCCAGAATACGGTCTTGAATGGTTCGGCCAGGGTCGAGGTGGTCCAGTCCATCCACTTTTCGGCGTTGGCCCGGGCTTGCAGGTCGCTGGGGTACCAATTCGAATCCGGCGCATGTTTGGCGGCCAGATAACGCACGATGGTGTTGGATTCCCACAGCACAAAGTCGCCATCTTCAATCATCGGCACCCGGCCGTTGGGGTTCAGTGCGCGGTATTGCGGCGTGTCGACCACACCAAAAGCCCCGCCCGCATCAATTGCCTCATAGTCCAGGCCGAGTTCCTCGGCGCACCACAGTGCCTTCCTGACATTTGACGAATTTTTACGACCCCAGATTTTCAGCATGACCGCCCCGATTTTGAAAAAGATGGTTGGATGAATGCCGGGGCAGCATACGCCGGATCACGTCCGGCTTAAATCACTCTGCATGTCCCCCAACAGGATCGGCATCTGCTCGCCAAACAGGTGCGGGTAACATTTCTGAATGTGGGCGAAGAAGAATTCCTCGGGTACCTCGGCAAATTGCCCATGGTCCACCACGTATTCCATGGAGCGCAGGCCCTTGCGATTGAAGGCGTGGAAAACGCTGTCGTGGATGCCGTCGAAATCCAGCGGCGGCACATCGAACAGTTCGCACAGTTGCTGGTTGAATGCGGGCGTAGCCTTCACCCAACGGCCGTCCAGATACAGCTCGGTATAGCCATGCATGGCAAATACGTCACTTCTGAGCAGCTCGATCAAACGCGGCGTGGACAGGTGATTGCGCACGTCGGCCAGACCGATGCGCGCCGGGATCCCGCAGTGCCTTGCACACGCCGCCAACAGCGTCGCCTTGGGCACGCAATAACTCTCGCCGGCGGCCAATGCAAAGCTGCCGCTGAGGGTTTGCGGGTCGCGGCTGAAGGTGTAGGGGTTGTAGCGCACCGCCTCGCGCACGGCGTAGTAAAGACTGACTGCCTGGTCACGGGGCGCGGTACTCGAACCGCGATGTTTTTCGGCGAACTCCACCACCGCAGGGTGGTCACTATCGATGAAGCGGCCGGGATTCAAGTACGCATTCATGAGGTTAATCTCCGAGGCAAGCCTGGAGTCTAACCACAGGCCTGACCCAGGGATAACGACGATTCGGCCAAATGTCGGCGCCTGGTGGTGATCGTCCCCGGCACACCACGTAACACCCTCGTCACCCTGCTTTTTCGGATGCCGACTAAGCTCAGAGGTGATTTCGCACCTGGTTTCACGGAGGATTGAATATGCTGTTGTTGTGGATACTGGTTCTGGTGGTCGGCGTTGCCTACCTGGCACACCGGCGCACTGCGCCCCTGCCCGCCATTGGCGTGGTGGCCGTCTACCTGCTGGCGATGGGCGCCTTCAGCCACGCACCAGGCTGGTTGCTGCTGATCTTCTGGGTGCTGATCGCCCTGGTGGCCGCCCCGCTGCTGCTGCCCGACCTGCGCCGCAAGTACTTCACCGCACCGCTGTTCAACTGGTTCCAGAAAGTCCTGCCGCCGATGTCCGAGACCGAGCGCGACGCCATCGACGCCGGCACCGTGTGGTGGGACGGCGAGCTGTTCAGCGGCCGCCCCGACTGGGACAAGCTGCTGGCCTATCCCAAAGCGCAATTGACCGAAGAAGAACAAGCCTTCATCGACGGCCCCACGGAAGAACTGTGCGCCATGGTCACCGACTGGGAAATCGGCCAGGCCATGGACCTGCCGCCCGCCGCCTGGGAACACATCAAGCAGCACGGCTTTTTCGCCCTGATCATCCCCAAGGAGTTCGGCGGCAAGGGTTTCTCCGCCTACGCCCACTCCCAGGTCGCGATGAAGCTGGCGACCCGCAGCGGCGACCTCGCCTCCACCGTCATGGTGCCCAACTCCCTGGGCCCCGCCGAATTGCTGCTGCATTACGGCACCGATGAACAACGCAACCATTACCTGCCCCGCCTGGCCCGTGGCGACGATATCCCGTGCTTTGCCCTGACTGGCCCGCTGGCGGGCTCCGATGCGGGCTCCATGCCCGACACCGGGGTGATCTGCAAAGGCGAATGGGAAGGCAAGGAAACCCTTGGCCTGCGCCTGAACTGGGAAAAACGCTACATCACCCTCGGCCCGGTAGCGACCTTGCTCGGCCTGGCGTTCAAGGCCCATGACCCGGACCACCTGCTGGGCGACGAAGAAGACCTCGGCATCAGCCTCGCGCTGATCCCCACCGACACCCCGGGCGTTGAAATCGGCCGCCGCCACCTGCCCCTGGGCGCCGCGTTCATGAACGGCCCCAACTCCGGCAAGGACGTGTTCATTCCCCTGGACTTCCTGATCGGTGGCCAGGAGATGCTCGGCAAGGGCTGGATGATGTTGATGAACTGCCTGTCGGTAGGCCGTTCGATTTCCCTGCCTGCCGTCGGCACCGGCGCGGCCAAGTTCACCAGCCTGGTGACAGGCCAATACGCCCAGGTGCGCGAGCAGTTCAACGTACCGCTTTCGGCCTTCGAAGGTATCCAGGAAGCCCTCGCCCGCATCGGCGGCAACGCGTGGCTGATGGACAGTGCCCGGATGCTCACCGCCAACGCGGTCGACCTGGGGGAAAAACCCTCGGTACTGTCGGCGATCCTCAAGTACCACCTGACCGAACGCGGTCGCGAGTGCATCAGCCATGCGATGGACGTGCATGGCGGCAAGGGCATCATCATGGGCCCCAACAATTACCTGGGCCGCAGCTGGCAAGGCGCACCGATCTTCATCACCGTGGAGGGCGCGAATATCCTCTCGCGCAACCTGATGATCTTCGGCCAGGGCGCGATTCGCTGCCATCCGTTCGTGCTCAAGGAAATGGCCCTGGCCGGTCGTGAGGACCATGACCAGGCGCTGAAGGAATTCGACGGCCTGCTGCTGCAACACATCGGGTTTGCCGTGAGCAACGCTGCCAGCACCCTGGTGCTGAACCTCGGCTTTGGTCACTTCGAAAAGGCCCCGGGCAACCGTTTGAGCCAGGGCTATTTCCGCGCACTCAACCGCCAGGCCGCTGCGTTTGCAATGCTGGCGGACCTGAGCATGATGCTGCTGGGCGGCGAATTGAAACGTCGCGAACGCCTGTCGGCACGCCTTGGTGATGTGCTGAGCCACATGTACCTGGCATCGGCTGCGCTCAAGCGTTATCACGACCTGGACTCGCCAGACCACCTGGAACCACTGTTCGCCTGGGCCATGGAAGAGAGCCTTGGCCACTCCGAGCGTGCACTGGATGAACTGCTGACCAACTTCCCGAGCAAGGTGTTGGGTTGTCTGTTGCGGGTGATCGTGTTCCCGTTCGGCCGCCGTCATAAAGGCCCGTCCGATGCACTGGATGCCGAGGTGGCCGCAGTGCTCGGTCGCGCCAAGGGTGACCCGACACTGGAAGCGGTGCTGGCGGGCTGCTATCGCCCACAGTCCGCAGAAGATCCGGTGGGCGCCTTGCAACATGCATACGACCTGCTGGCCGACAGCCATCCGTTGCAGAAAAAACTCCACGAGGGCCTCAAGAGCGGCCAGGTCAAACCGACCGCTGGCGAACACGCCATCGACGCCGCGCTGCATGCCGGCGTGCTGCAACCGGCCGAGGCGCAGACCCTGCGTGACGCTGAAGCGGCGCGACGCAAGGTGATCGACGTGGATGATTTCAGCAAGGAAGAGCTGAGCCAGGCTGAGGGAAAAGTCCGCTGAACCCAGCGGTCATATAAAAACGGGCGCTTGAGCTATATACTCTCGCGCCCGTTTTGCTCTTGAGGACTTATCTCGTGTCCAATGTCGTTGCCGATCATCTCGTCTTGCTCGACCACCTGCGCAGCATCCTGGTTGCCGTCGGCGAAGCCGAACAGGTTCCCGAGGAAAGCCACCTTCTGTTCCTGGAGCGCTTCGATGAACTGCGCGCCCTGCTGCCGATCGACCCGATCGAAAGCCAGTACCTGGGCCAGGACATGATGAGCCAGGTCATCCTGCGCTACCCGCAAATTGCTCACCTGGTGCCGCGCGACCTGCTGTGGTTCTTCGGTGGCGATTGCCTGCACTTTATGCCCGACGACGAACTGGACCTGTACCAGGCCCTGGAAGAGCGTCGCTTCGAAGCTGAACAAAACGACGAACCGTTCGACTGGAACCAGGAAAAGCAGTTGTTGGCCATGTCCAACGACCAGCCCAAGCACTGATCTGTAATGTGCTGAGGGGCTTACTGTGGTGAGCGGGCTTGCCCCGCGCTGGGCTGCGAAGCAGCCCCCCATCAAGATCACATCATTCTTTCAGACAGATCGAGGCGGCAGGCTTTAGGGCCGCTTCGCAGCCCAGCGCGGGGCAAGCCCGCTCACCACAAAAACCGCCTCATCACAAAAAGCCGCCTCGGCACCTACCGCTTATGCAGCGTCGGCTCTTTAGCCATGCACTCCACCAGATAATCAATAAACACCCGCAACTTCGGCGGCAAATACCGCGTCGGTGAATGCAGCAACCACGCATCCCCGTGGTACGACGCAATAAAATCCCACCCCGGCAACACCTGCACCACGTCCCCCGCTTCCAACGCATGCCGCGCCGTGAAATACGGCAAGCTACCCATTCCCACATGCTGCAATACGGCATCCAGCCGCACCCCGGTGTGATTGGCTGCATAGCGCCCGCGCACGCCCACCGTCACCGCCTTGCTGCCCTGACGAAATTTCCAGCGCGCATCTCCGGGCGTCTCCCCGAGGTAGATGCAACTGTGCTCCAGCAAATCATGGGGATGCTCTGGCGTACCGTGCTCAGCCAGGTACTGCGGCGTGGCGCAGACCAAGTGGTCGATGGGCAGCAGTTGGCGCCCCACCAAGCCCGGCGGCGGGCTGTCGGTGATGCGAATGCTCAAGTCGACATTGTCATCAATCAGGTCCACATGCCGGTCCTCAAGGATCAACTGCACATCAACCTTGGGATAACGCCGCAGAAACTCCGGCATATGCGGGTGCACCACAAAGCGCCCCACCGCCTTGGGCACGCTGACCCGCACCAGCCCTTCGGCCTCGTGGGTGTATTGCCCGCTGATTTCCATCACCGAGCGCGCAGCACTGACCATTTCCTGGCAGCGCTTGAACACTTCCTCCCCGCCTTCGCTGAGGCGCAATTTGCGCGTGGTGCGTTGCAGCAGGCGCGTCGCCAGGGCCTTTTCCAGGCGCGAGATGCTGCGGCTCACGGAGGACGGCGATGCCCCCAGTTGCCGCGCGGCTTCGGAGAAGCTGCCGGTTTCCACCACCTTGACGAAAATCGCCATTTCGCCCAGCAGCGGCAAGGGAAGATTGATGCTCATGACGCACAAGTCCATTGAGATTTGAACGGATTATCACCCATTGGCGCACTTCTTATACTGCCCGATAGAAACCCTGATGCGGATGTAAATGATGACCCAGCGCCTGTTCTTTACCCATGACCACCTGAATGCCGAACTTGAAGTGCTGGGATGCACACCCTTTGATGACCAGTTTGCGGTGATCCTGCAGTCCACGATCTTCCATCCCCAAGGTGGCGGCCAGCCATCCGACACCGGCTGGCTGGGGGAAAGCCAGGTATTGAAGGTGGTGCAGGAAGGCGATCGTGTCGTGCACTACGTCGACCGCCCCGTGGCAATCGGCCCCATACCGGCACGCGTCGATGAAGAGCGCCGCACCCTGCACACGCGCCTGCATTCGGCCGGGCATCTGATCGGCAATGCCGGCGAAACCCTGGGCTGGATGCCGATCAAGGCCCATCACTGGCCGGGCGAAGGCAAGATCACGTTTATTCGCGGTACCTCGGCTCAAGCGATGGACGCCGAGGCGATTCAACAGAAAGTTGATCAATGGGTCGCGGCCAACCTGCCACGCCATATGACACTGGATGAAGGCACCCGGAAAGTGGGTTTTGGCGAGCTGCCGGCCTATGCCTGCGGCGGGACGCATGTGCAGGCCTTGGGGGACGTAGGCCAGGTGAAGATCCTGGCCCTGTCCGAGAAAAAAGGGGCGCTGTCGGTGCGCTACAGCCTGGACTGACTAAACC
Proteins encoded:
- a CDS encoding alanyl-tRNA editing protein; translated protein: MTQRLFFTHDHLNAELEVLGCTPFDDQFAVILQSTIFHPQGGGQPSDTGWLGESQVLKVVQEGDRVVHYVDRPVAIGPIPARVDEERRTLHTRLHSAGHLIGNAGETLGWMPIKAHHWPGEGKITFIRGTSAQAMDAEAIQQKVDQWVAANLPRHMTLDEGTRKVGFGELPAYACGGTHVQALGDVGQVKILALSEKKGALSVRYSLD